A stretch of Sus scrofa isolate TJ Tabasco breed Duroc unplaced genomic scaffold, Sscrofa11.1 Contig1966, whole genome shotgun sequence DNA encodes these proteins:
- the LOC100156978 gene encoding LOW QUALITY PROTEIN: olfactory receptor 4K2 (The sequence of the model RefSeq protein was modified relative to this genomic sequence to represent the inferred CDS: inserted 2 bases in 2 codons) has translation MDVANKSTVCEFVLLGLSNSWKLQMFFFVVFSVFYVATMVGNSLIVITVIADSHLHSPMYFLLANLSVIDMSLASFATPKMITDYLTGHRXISFDGCITQIFFLHLFTGTEIILLMAMSFDRYIAICKPLRYASIISPQVCVALAMVSWVVGIMHSMSQVIFALTLPFCGPNEVDSFFCDLPVVFQLACVDTYVLGLFMISTSGIIACXCFILLFNSYAIVLVTIKKHSSKGSSKILSTCTAHFIVVFMFFGPCIFIYMWPLSSFLIDKVLSVFYTIFTPILNPVTYTLRNQEVKTAMRKLKNKLLNSNKTMPLHYF, from the exons ATGGATGTGGCCAACAAGTCTACAGTTTGTGAATTTGTTTTGCTAGGACTCTCTAATTCCTGGAAACTACAGATGTTTTTCTTCGTGgtgttttcagtgttttatgtGGCTACAATGGTGGGTAATAGCCTCATAGTCATCACAGTTATAGCTGACTCTCACCTACACTCTCCTATGTATTTCCTGCTTGCGAACCTTTCTGTCATTGATATGTCTCTTGCTTCATTTGCTACCCCTAAAATGATTACAGACTACCTCACTGGACACA ACATCTCCTTTGATGGCTGCATCACCCAGATATTTTTTCTACACCTTTTTACCGGTACTGAGATTATTTTGCTTATGGCTATGTCTTTTGATCGGTATATTGCAATATGTAAGCCTCTCCGCTATGCTTCAATCATAAGTCCCCAGGTGTGTGTTGCTCTTGCCATGGTTTCCTGGGTTGTAGGGATCATGCATTCAATGAGCCAGGTTATATTTGCTCTCACGTTACCATTCTGTGGTCCTAATGAAGTAGATAGCTTTTTCTGTGACCTTCCTGTGGTGTTCCAGCTGGCATGTGTGGATACTTATGTACTGGGCCTCTTTATGATCTCAACTAGTGGCATAATTGCTT cctgctttattcttttatttaattcttatgcGATTGTCCTGGTTACTATCAAGAAACATTCTTCAAAAGGATCATCTAAGATCCTTTCTACTTGCACAGCtcatttcattgttgttttcatGTTCTTTGGGCCCTGCATCTTCATCTACATGTGGCCACTAAGCAGTTTTCTGATAGACAAGGTCCTGTCTGTGTTTTATACCATCTTTACTCCCATTCTAAACCCAGTAACCTATACTTTGAGAAATCAGGAAGTGAAGACAgctatgaggaaactgaagaataAGCTTCTGAATTCTAACAAGACAATGCCTTtgcattatttttag